In Sphingomonas sp. LT1P40, the following are encoded in one genomic region:
- a CDS encoding DUF979 domain-containing protein, producing the protein MIGLSALYILAGFMFSTFAGLSALDRTNGKRLGNAAFWGLMALSLLGGSYIGDLGNGVLVLGLAGLAGFGAIGRGDPPTTSEAEREAFSLRLGNRLFLPALIIPATALIGTLLYNYTPLGSSGLIEAKRETYVLLGVGVLAAVLVLFVWLRPPAVAPMQEGRRLIDSIGWAAVLPQMLAALGVVFAAAGVGTVIGDATRAVIPGGSIFLTVLVFALGMALFTMIMGNAFAAFPVMAAAIGVPLLIRQYGGDPAVIGAIGMLAGFCGTLMTPMAANFNLVPAALLELKDRNGVIKAQLATALPLLGVNILLIWWLGFR; encoded by the coding sequence ATGATCGGGTTGTCGGCGCTGTATATCCTCGCTGGCTTCATGTTCTCGACATTCGCTGGGCTGAGCGCGCTCGACCGGACCAATGGCAAAAGGTTGGGCAATGCGGCGTTCTGGGGGCTAATGGCGCTGAGTTTGCTCGGCGGATCCTATATCGGCGATCTGGGCAACGGGGTGCTGGTGCTGGGCCTTGCCGGGCTGGCTGGGTTCGGGGCGATTGGGCGCGGCGATCCGCCGACGACGAGCGAAGCGGAGCGCGAGGCGTTCAGCTTGCGGTTGGGGAACCGGCTGTTCCTGCCCGCGCTCATCATCCCGGCAACCGCACTGATCGGGACCTTGCTCTACAATTACACGCCGCTGGGCAGTTCGGGGCTGATCGAGGCGAAGCGTGAGACCTATGTGCTGCTGGGCGTCGGCGTGCTGGCGGCGGTGCTGGTGCTGTTCGTGTGGTTGAGACCGCCGGCAGTGGCGCCGATGCAGGAGGGGCGGCGGCTGATCGATTCGATCGGCTGGGCGGCGGTGCTGCCACAGATGTTGGCGGCGCTGGGCGTGGTGTTCGCCGCCGCCGGGGTCGGCACGGTGATCGGCGATGCGACGCGGGCGGTGATTCCGGGGGGCAGCATATTCCTGACCGTGCTGGTGTTCGCGCTCGGTATGGCGTTGTTCACGATGATTATGGGCAATGCGTTCGCCGCATTCCCGGTGATGGCGGCGGCGATCGGCGTGCCGCTGCTGATCCGGCAATATGGCGGCGATCCGGCGGTGATCGGGGCGATCGGGATGCTCGCCGGATTCTGCGGGACGCTGATGACGCCGATGGCGGCGAACTTCAATCTGGTGCCAGCCGCCTTACTCGAACTGAAAGACCGCAACGGGGTTATCAAGGCGCAGCTGGCGACGGCGTTGCCGCTGCTGGGGGTCAATATCCTGTTGATCTGGTGGTTGGGGTTTCGGTGA
- a CDS encoding DUF969 domain-containing protein, which produces MSWLPLLGILVVVIGFALKLNPMLVVTASALVTGLLAGMGPVEVISAFGKAFNDNRIIAIVWIVLPVIGLLERYGLQQRARAVIGGFRRATAGRLLILYLLYRQITAAIGLHSTAGHPQTVRPLVAPMALAAAEQQHGSLNEEETETVKAQAAATDNVGLFFGEDIFFAIGSIVLIQATLATYGIVLAPLELAVWAIPTAIAAFAIHAARLLLLDRRLGRARR; this is translated from the coding sequence ATGAGCTGGCTGCCGTTGCTCGGCATCCTTGTGGTGGTCATCGGTTTCGCGCTGAAGCTCAATCCGATGCTGGTGGTCACGGCCTCGGCGCTCGTCACCGGCTTGCTGGCGGGGATGGGGCCGGTCGAGGTGATCTCGGCGTTCGGCAAGGCGTTTAACGACAATCGCATCATTGCCATCGTGTGGATCGTGCTGCCGGTGATCGGGCTGCTTGAGCGCTATGGACTGCAGCAGCGGGCGCGGGCGGTGATTGGCGGGTTTCGGCGGGCGACGGCGGGGCGGCTGTTGATCCTTTACCTGTTGTATCGTCAGATCACGGCGGCGATCGGGTTGCATTCGACTGCGGGTCACCCGCAGACGGTGCGGCCTTTAGTGGCACCGATGGCACTGGCGGCGGCGGAGCAGCAGCATGGCAGCTTGAACGAGGAGGAGACCGAGACGGTTAAGGCACAGGCGGCGGCGACGGACAATGTCGGGCTGTTCTTTGGCGAAGACATCTTCTTCGCCATTGGATCGATCGTGTTGATTCAGGCGACGCTGGCGACATACGGCATCGTCCTTGCCCCGCTGGAGCTGGCGGTGTGGGCGATCCCGACGGCGATTGCCGCGTTCGCCATCCATGCGGCGCGGCTGTTGCTGCTCGACCGCCGGTTGGGGCGGGCGCGGCGATGA